One Saimiri boliviensis isolate mSaiBol1 chromosome 17, mSaiBol1.pri, whole genome shotgun sequence genomic window carries:
- the CHCT1 gene encoding CHD1 helical C-terminal domain containing protein 1: MEASDGQGGEGDKPLEKVTNAPCLETSSSASPARDSLLRYAKGLDQDTFKICKEYLRPLKKFLRKLHLPGDLSKKKKLKDMKQSLMVLGDHVNTFLQHYCRAWEIKHWRKMLWRFVSLFSELEAKQLCRLYKYTKNNQPAKFLAALYPSDAPERSLLADQEDSLPKLCDAWGLRGDISSVKERLSKMQAPAQGSSLPGEQTSQDHVERDSLRKLSQTSTLKRRRIKEVPETPGTDP, encoded by the exons ATGGAGGCCTCAGATGGGCAAGGGGGTGAAGGGGACAAGCCACTGGAGAAG gtgACAAATGCACCCTGCCTAGAGACAAGCTCCAGCGCCAGCCCTGCCAGAGACTCACTCCTGCGCTATGCCAAGGGCCTGGATCAGGACACCTTCAAAATT TGTAAAGAATACCTAAGACCACTGAAGAAGTTCCTGCGAAAGTTGCACCTGCCCGGGGACCTTTCCAAGAAGAAGAAGCTGAAGGACATGAAGCAGAGCCTTATGGTCCTAGGGGACCACGTCAACACCTTTCTGCAGCATTACTGCCGAGCCTGGGAAATCAAACACTGGAGAAA GATGCTCTGGCGGTTCGTCTCCCTCTTCTCAGAGCTGGAAGCAAAGCAGCTTTGCCGACTTTACAAATACACCAAGAACAACCAGCCGGCCAAGTTCCTG GCGGCATTGTACCCCTCGGATGCACCAGAGAGATCCTTGCTGGCCGACCAGGAAGACAGTCTGCCCAAGCTCTGTGATGCCTGGGGGTTGCGTGGAGACATCAGCAGCGTGAAGGAGCGGCTGTCCAAGATGCAGGCCCCAGCTCAAGGGAGCTCCCTGCCTGGGGAGCAGACATCCCAGGACCATGTCGAGAGAG attctttaaGGAAACTTTCTCAAACATCAACACTCAAGAGAAGGAGGATAAAGGAAGTCCCAGAAACTCCAGGGACTGACCCATAA